A genomic region of Prosthecobacter algae contains the following coding sequences:
- a CDS encoding EF-hand domain-containing protein: MKAITTILSVLALASFTLNAAEGDAPKKPKMDPEKAFAKLDANSDGSITKEEWAASPQAKKDAAKAEKAFAGKDKDKDGKLSKEEFTAAPKKKKKDA, from the coding sequence ATGAAAGCGATCACCACGATCCTCTCCGTACTGGCCCTTGCTAGCTTCACCCTGAACGCCGCCGAAGGCGACGCTCCGAAGAAGCCAAAAATGGACCCAGAAAAAGCCTTCGCCAAGCTGGACGCCAACAGCGACGGCTCCATCACCAAAGAAGAGTGGGCTGCTTCCCCACAGGCCAAGAAAGACGCTGCCAAGGCTGAAAAAGCCTTCGCTGGTAAGGACAAGGACAAGGACGGTAAGCTGAGCAAAGAAGAGTTCACCGCCGCTCCTAAGAAGAAGAAAAAGGACGCCTGA
- a CDS encoding Gfo/Idh/MocA family oxidoreductase: protein MIHPATRRTFLRNTALAATALSASRVLGANETVRVAAIGLGGQGMGNAKRMAKVPGVEIAYLCDADTAQLDKAKLAFPNAKTTQDLRHVMDDKSIDAVVVSTGNHWHVLASIWACQAGKDVYVEKPISHNIWEGRQLVAAARKYGRIVQGGTQQRSDPFHDELKAYLDSGTLGAMKYVRCNHYGMRATIGKRQTPITPPTSVDYNLWLGPAQDVPILRERFHYDWHWNWNTGNGELGNWGPHILDDLRNVVFRDKITLPKRVLAGGGRYGWDDAGETPNTHFLYYDTGVVPVIMDVHNLPRQKGMKAPDVYRRRRSSAFLIIECEGGYYAGGRGGGSAHDPAGKVIQKFKGDGGGTHAANFIAAVRSRKSSDLKAEIEQIHFSSAWCHLGNISWRLGQAGDLDMAKARLKDFQPWQEVIEDLPAHLTANEVTLKPGDVRVGPILEIDAEKETFIGETATPEALALLKREYREGFVVPEAV, encoded by the coding sequence ATGATCCACCCAGCCACCCGACGCACTTTCCTTCGCAACACCGCACTTGCAGCCACGGCCCTTTCCGCCAGCCGGGTGCTAGGGGCCAACGAAACCGTGCGCGTGGCCGCCATCGGCCTGGGCGGCCAGGGAATGGGCAATGCCAAGCGCATGGCCAAGGTGCCAGGGGTGGAGATCGCCTACCTGTGTGATGCGGATACGGCTCAACTGGACAAGGCGAAGCTGGCCTTCCCCAATGCCAAGACCACGCAGGACCTGCGTCACGTGATGGATGACAAAAGCATTGATGCCGTCGTCGTTTCCACTGGCAATCACTGGCACGTGCTGGCCTCCATCTGGGCCTGCCAGGCAGGCAAGGATGTGTATGTGGAAAAGCCCATCTCCCACAACATCTGGGAGGGGCGCCAGCTCGTGGCCGCGGCACGCAAATACGGTCGCATCGTGCAGGGTGGCACCCAGCAGCGCAGCGACCCTTTTCATGATGAACTGAAGGCCTACCTGGACTCTGGCACTCTGGGCGCAATGAAATACGTGCGCTGCAATCACTATGGTATGCGCGCCACCATCGGCAAACGCCAGACACCCATTACCCCACCCACCTCGGTGGATTACAATCTCTGGTTAGGCCCTGCCCAGGATGTGCCCATCCTGCGGGAAAGATTCCACTACGACTGGCATTGGAACTGGAACACGGGCAACGGCGAGCTGGGCAACTGGGGCCCCCACATCCTGGATGACCTGCGCAACGTGGTCTTCCGCGACAAGATCACCCTGCCCAAACGCGTGCTGGCAGGCGGCGGCCGCTATGGCTGGGATGATGCAGGCGAAACGCCGAACACCCATTTCCTTTACTACGACACAGGCGTGGTCCCCGTGATCATGGACGTGCATAACTTGCCCCGCCAAAAGGGCATGAAAGCCCCAGACGTCTATCGCCGCCGCCGCTCCAGCGCCTTCCTCATCATCGAGTGTGAAGGCGGCTACTACGCGGGCGGCCGCGGCGGCGGCTCCGCCCACGATCCGGCAGGCAAAGTCATTCAGAAATTCAAAGGCGATGGCGGCGGCACCCACGCGGCCAACTTCATCGCTGCCGTGCGCAGCCGCAAAAGCAGTGATCTGAAGGCCGAGATCGAGCAGATCCACTTCTCCAGCGCCTGGTGCCACCTGGGCAATATTTCCTGGCGGCTCGGTCAAGCGGGCGATCTCGACATGGCCAAGGCGCGCCTCAAGGACTTCCAGCCGTGGCAGGAAGTCATCGAGGACCTGCCAGCCCACCTCACCGCGAATGAGGTGACGCTGAAGCCCGGCGATGTGCGTGTGGGCCCGATCCTGGAGATTGATGCCGAGAAGGAAACCTTCATCGGCGAAACCGCCACCCCTGAGGCACTGGCTCTGCTGAAACGCGAGTATCGCGAAGGTTTTGTCGTGCCGGAGGCGGTGTGA
- a CDS encoding phosphatidate cytidylyltransferase, giving the protein MSQDTAAAPPPSKRRVFMSRLFSTLILWAIIWAAVQWEKNWLLIALTGFFGVAGAVEYFRLLRIDAQARSFNMLGLTICLAYWATMTWWVMTQKQAPPMWLELAALTTSVHGAFLLCYRHQLEGTVTLQRIFSTVFGVVYTVIFFGFIARLMYFNGDGQNPTGLFLVIYLVMVTKFSDMGAYAFGVVFGKHKMIPHISPAKSWEGLVGAFVTSFLAAVIMLWWKPVELLPLNWLHGLILAPVLCAAGITGDLAESVIKRCTSIKDSGHAFPGIGGILDLTDSLLFTAPVFYFYLEAISA; this is encoded by the coding sequence ATGAGCCAAGACACCGCCGCAGCCCCACCCCCGAGCAAGCGCCGTGTCTTTATGTCCCGGCTGTTCAGCACGCTGATCCTGTGGGCCATCATTTGGGCAGCGGTGCAGTGGGAAAAAAATTGGCTGTTGATCGCCCTCACCGGATTCTTCGGAGTCGCTGGCGCGGTGGAGTATTTTCGGCTGCTGCGCATCGATGCCCAGGCGCGTTCCTTTAACATGCTCGGGCTGACGATCTGCCTGGCCTACTGGGCCACCATGACGTGGTGGGTGATGACCCAGAAGCAAGCACCGCCGATGTGGCTGGAACTGGCCGCGCTGACGACCAGTGTGCATGGGGCCTTTTTGCTTTGTTATCGGCACCAGCTCGAAGGCACGGTGACCCTGCAGCGCATTTTCTCTACGGTCTTCGGCGTGGTCTATACCGTGATCTTCTTCGGCTTCATCGCCCGCCTCATGTATTTCAATGGTGATGGCCAGAACCCCACCGGGCTTTTTCTGGTGATTTACCTGGTGATGGTGACGAAGTTCAGTGACATGGGGGCCTATGCCTTCGGAGTCGTTTTCGGGAAGCACAAGATGATCCCCCACATCAGCCCGGCCAAATCCTGGGAAGGTCTGGTGGGGGCCTTTGTGACGTCCTTCCTCGCGGCGGTGATCATGCTCTGGTGGAAGCCCGTGGAACTACTCCCCCTGAACTGGCTGCATGGCCTGATCCTAGCGCCCGTGCTCTGCGCAGCAGGCATCACGGGAGATCTGGCCGAGTCCGTGATCAAACGCTGCACGTCCATCAAGGATTCCGGCCACGCCTTCCCTGGCATCGGTGGCATCCTGGATCTGACAGACAGTCTGCTCTTCACCGCACCGGTGTTTTATTTTTACCTGGAAGCCATCAGCGCCTAA
- a CDS encoding P-II family nitrogen regulator, with the protein MKKVEAIIKPFKLEDVKEALSEVGVEGMTVVEVKGFGRQKGHTEIYRGSEYTVDFLPKVKIEVVVEDARSETVVDAIVKAANTGKIGDGKVFVSDVIEAVRIRTGERGSDAISGS; encoded by the coding sequence ATGAAAAAAGTCGAAGCGATCATCAAGCCCTTCAAACTCGAGGACGTCAAAGAAGCTCTCTCTGAAGTGGGAGTGGAAGGAATGACCGTCGTAGAGGTCAAAGGATTCGGCCGCCAAAAAGGCCACACAGAAATTTACCGTGGTTCTGAATACACGGTGGACTTCCTTCCGAAGGTCAAGATTGAGGTCGTCGTCGAAGACGCCCGCAGCGAGACCGTCGTTGATGCCATCGTCAAGGCGGCCAACACCGGCAAGATCGGTGACGGCAAAGTCTTCGTCAGCGATGTGATCGAAGCCGTCCGCATTCGCACGGGCGAGCGTGGTTCGGACGCCATCTCCGGCTCCTAA
- a CDS encoding 1-deoxy-D-xylulose-5-phosphate reductoisomerase, with protein MPSPTAPSAQTTPPRKVLLLGSTGSIGTSALKVARDIPDRMEVVGLAAARSVEALVRQVQETGVKQVALTDEAAAALARPLLPADVTLHVGPQGLVDLVQTSDADMVLVAIVGVAGLAPALAAIEAGKHLAVASKEILVMAGEAVMEAARRKGVNVLPVDSEHNAIFQCLEGHRSSDVRRLLVTASGGPFRQLPADQLPHVTVAQALKHPTWSMGRKITIDSATLFNKGLEMIEARWLFDVPMSQIEVVVHPQSIVHSMVEFVDNSVIAQLSHSDMCFPIQYAVTWPDRVPNNLRPLDFAKIASLHFEAPRTHDFPALDLARHAGEVGGTLPAVLNAANEVAVEAFLNERTTFPAIWQTVARVMEKHQVIQHPDLATLIEADAWAREEAALK; from the coding sequence ATGCCTTCCCCCACCGCGCCCTCAGCCCAGACCACCCCGCCGCGCAAAGTCCTGCTTCTTGGCTCCACGGGATCCATCGGCACGAGTGCGCTGAAGGTGGCCCGGGACATCCCAGACCGCATGGAAGTGGTGGGACTGGCCGCCGCCCGCAGTGTGGAAGCCCTGGTGCGCCAGGTGCAGGAGACCGGAGTGAAGCAAGTGGCGCTGACCGATGAAGCCGCCGCCGCGCTGGCCCGCCCCCTTTTACCTGCGGATGTGACCCTGCATGTGGGCCCCCAGGGACTGGTGGATCTGGTGCAGACCAGTGATGCCGACATGGTGCTGGTGGCCATCGTGGGCGTGGCCGGCCTGGCCCCGGCCCTGGCCGCCATTGAAGCTGGAAAACACCTGGCCGTGGCCAGCAAAGAAATCCTGGTGATGGCCGGCGAAGCGGTGATGGAGGCGGCCCGACGCAAGGGCGTGAACGTGTTGCCCGTGGACAGTGAGCACAATGCCATCTTCCAATGCCTGGAAGGGCACCGCTCCAGCGATGTACGGCGGCTTTTGGTCACGGCCAGCGGCGGCCCCTTCCGCCAGTTGCCAGCAGATCAACTGCCTCACGTAACCGTGGCCCAAGCCCTGAAACATCCCACCTGGAGCATGGGCCGGAAGATCACGATTGATTCTGCCACGCTGTTTAACAAGGGCCTGGAAATGATCGAGGCGCGCTGGCTTTTCGACGTGCCCATGAGCCAAATCGAGGTGGTGGTGCACCCGCAAAGCATCGTCCATAGCATGGTGGAGTTTGTGGACAACAGCGTCATTGCGCAGCTCAGCCACAGCGACATGTGCTTCCCCATCCAGTATGCCGTGACGTGGCCGGACCGGGTGCCGAACAACCTACGGCCGCTGGACTTTGCCAAAATTGCCTCTCTGCACTTCGAGGCACCACGCACCCATGACTTCCCTGCCCTGGACCTGGCCCGCCATGCGGGGGAGGTGGGCGGCACCCTACCAGCCGTGCTCAATGCGGCCAATGAAGTGGCGGTGGAGGCATTCCTAAACGAGCGCACCACCTTTCCCGCCATCTGGCAGACGGTGGCGCGGGTGATGGAAAAACATCAGGTCATCCAGCATCCAGACCTCGCGACACTGATCGAGGCCGATGCGTGGGCGCGCGAAGAAGCAGCCTTGAAGTAA
- a CDS encoding PSD1 and planctomycete cytochrome C domain-containing protein, translated as MRLPFFFFLAFSAPLSAAVNYTAQIKPLLQTHCVKCHGATTQKAKLRLDTAAGAIQGGGRGAAVLPGKAQESLLFQVISGIHDEVAQMPYKRGPLDSPQVALIQQWIAEGAQAPADEKPSDDRHWAYIAPEKVALPAAAKDAHPVDHFIQARLAKEGLALSAPATAETQVRRLFLDLTGLAPSPAQVAAYVQAAKNSPDAYARQADEMLDSPHYGERWGRWWLDQARYADSNGYSIDAPRVIWPYRDWVIQALNEDMPFNQFSIEQLAGDMLPNPTPAQIIATGFHRNTQINQEGGIDKEQFRIESVFDRVATTGTVWLGLTIGCAQCHDHKFDAISHEEYYQFFAFLNNQDEVTLPVPDPNLDKSALLAEQKGLQEKISAYIARHQQEFTQWEAELSSAALAQLPKDRLSALKRPAAQRSVTQQRLLFASGPGVADQEFRALNERYMEITGRLERGLTTLVMKELPQPRKTTLFIKGDFTRPAAEQKPAVPAVLHDLKAATPNRMDLARWLVSRDNPLTARVIVNRIWQQYFGRGLVDTENDFGTMGSLPTHPELLDWLAVEFMDSGWSLKHMHRLIVTSQTYRQASEVPSPVSLASKADPNNMLLWRQTRLRLDAEIVRDVCLTASGLLQPKLGGPPVYPPIPEGVLSLGQVKRTWPLSQGTDRYRRGLYTFVFRATPPPGLSVFDAPDGFSTCTRRLRSNTPLQALTLLNDSSFVEFAQALEKIVKKEGLDAAFRRCTARLPTPEERATLSQLQPQEIARVLLNLDETITRE; from the coding sequence ATGCGTTTGCCGTTTTTCTTTTTCCTGGCTTTCTCTGCCCCGCTTTCAGCGGCAGTGAATTACACTGCCCAGATCAAGCCGCTGCTACAGACGCATTGCGTAAAGTGCCATGGTGCCACCACCCAAAAGGCCAAGCTGCGGCTGGATACCGCCGCAGGTGCCATCCAGGGCGGCGGGCGTGGGGCGGCGGTGCTGCCCGGCAAGGCGCAGGAAAGCCTGCTCTTTCAGGTCATCTCGGGCATCCACGATGAAGTCGCTCAGATGCCGTATAAACGCGGTCCTCTGGACAGTCCCCAGGTGGCGCTGATCCAGCAATGGATCGCGGAGGGAGCCCAGGCTCCTGCCGATGAGAAGCCCAGCGATGACCGCCACTGGGCCTACATTGCCCCGGAGAAAGTCGCGCTGCCTGCGGCTGCCAAAGACGCCCATCCGGTGGATCATTTCATTCAGGCCCGGCTCGCCAAAGAGGGCCTCGCCCTTTCCGCCCCTGCTACTGCTGAGACCCAGGTCCGTCGCCTGTTTCTCGATCTCACCGGCCTGGCTCCCTCGCCTGCGCAGGTGGCCGCCTATGTCCAGGCTGCCAAGAACTCGCCCGATGCCTATGCGCGGCAGGCGGATGAGATGCTGGACAGCCCTCACTATGGTGAACGCTGGGGCCGCTGGTGGCTGGACCAGGCCCGCTATGCGGACAGCAACGGTTACAGCATTGATGCTCCCCGCGTCATCTGGCCCTACCGCGACTGGGTCATCCAGGCGTTGAATGAGGACATGCCGTTTAACCAGTTCAGCATTGAGCAACTCGCCGGTGACATGCTGCCCAATCCTACCCCGGCGCAGATCATTGCCACCGGCTTTCACCGCAACACGCAGATTAACCAGGAGGGTGGCATTGATAAGGAGCAGTTCCGCATCGAGTCCGTCTTTGATCGCGTGGCCACCACCGGGACCGTTTGGCTGGGCCTCACCATCGGCTGCGCGCAGTGCCATGATCACAAGTTCGATGCCATCAGCCATGAAGAGTACTACCAGTTTTTCGCGTTCCTGAACAACCAGGACGAAGTCACGCTGCCGGTGCCAGACCCGAACCTGGACAAGTCTGCACTCCTGGCCGAACAAAAAGGGCTGCAAGAAAAAATCAGCGCCTACATCGCCCGGCATCAGCAGGAGTTCACCCAATGGGAGGCGGAGCTCTCATCCGCAGCCCTGGCCCAACTGCCCAAAGACCGTCTGTCGGCACTGAAGCGGCCTGCCGCCCAGCGCAGTGTCACCCAGCAGCGTCTTCTTTTTGCCAGTGGCCCGGGCGTGGCGGATCAGGAATTCCGCGCCCTCAATGAACGCTACATGGAGATCACCGGCCGACTGGAGCGAGGCCTGACCACCCTGGTGATGAAGGAACTGCCGCAGCCGCGCAAGACCACCCTTTTTATCAAGGGCGACTTCACCCGCCCGGCGGCTGAGCAAAAGCCCGCTGTGCCTGCGGTGTTGCACGATCTCAAAGCCGCGACTCCCAATCGCATGGACCTGGCCCGGTGGCTGGTCAGCCGTGACAATCCGCTCACCGCCCGTGTCATCGTCAACCGCATTTGGCAGCAGTATTTTGGCCGGGGTCTGGTGGATACTGAAAATGACTTTGGCACCATGGGCAGCCTGCCCACGCACCCCGAGTTGCTGGATTGGCTAGCAGTCGAGTTTATGGACAGTGGCTGGAGCCTCAAGCACATGCACCGCCTCATCGTCACCAGCCAGACCTATCGCCAGGCCAGCGAGGTGCCATCGCCCGTTTCCCTCGCTTCAAAGGCAGACCCCAACAACATGCTGCTGTGGCGGCAAACCCGCTTGCGGCTCGATGCCGAAATCGTCCGTGATGTCTGCCTCACCGCCAGTGGCCTGCTGCAGCCGAAGCTGGGTGGCCCACCCGTTTATCCGCCCATTCCAGAGGGGGTGCTCAGCCTGGGGCAGGTGAAGCGCACCTGGCCGCTGAGCCAAGGGACCGACCGTTACCGCCGTGGTCTCTACACCTTTGTCTTCCGTGCCACCCCGCCGCCTGGGCTCAGCGTCTTTGATGCACCGGACGGCTTCAGCACCTGCACCCGCCGCCTGCGCAGCAATACACCTTTGCAGGCCCTCACCCTCCTCAATGACAGCTCATTTGTAGAGTTCGCCCAGGCCCTGGAAAAGATCGTAAAAAAGGAGGGACTGGATGCCGCCTTCCGCCGCTGCACCGCCCGCCTCCCCACGCCAGAAGAACGTGCCACGCTGAGCCAACTCCAGCCCCAGGAAATCGCGCGCGTGCTGCTGAACCTGGATGAGACGATCACGCGGGAATGA
- a CDS encoding ion transporter — protein sequence MNTPRLRFLDALVLLLSIYVILALLLDLTVPLEPNVRELMCYVDWFVCSVFFLDFCLRFRRAESKLAFMRWGWIDLLSCIPADIFTIGRAVRIVQIVRILRAFRSARAIMAYLHQHRARSMAATTILMAVVLLLFSIISILVFENVPESNIKSPMDAFWWGITTMTTVGYGDRFPVTPEGRLVAMLLMVTGVGLFGVLTGLFARFFVEPDLKKDDTEIKELITEVRRLRERLESIEKRPDDTHRN from the coding sequence ATGAACACGCCCCGCCTGCGCTTTCTGGATGCCTTGGTGCTGCTGCTTTCCATCTACGTCATTCTGGCGCTGCTGTTGGATCTGACGGTGCCGCTGGAGCCAAATGTGCGGGAGCTGATGTGCTATGTGGACTGGTTTGTCTGCTCGGTCTTCTTTCTGGATTTTTGCCTGCGATTTCGCCGGGCTGAATCAAAGCTCGCCTTTATGCGCTGGGGCTGGATTGACCTCCTGTCTTGCATCCCGGCGGACATCTTCACCATCGGGCGTGCGGTGCGCATCGTCCAGATCGTACGTATCCTGCGCGCCTTCCGCTCCGCCCGGGCCATCATGGCCTATCTGCACCAGCACCGAGCGCGTAGCATGGCGGCGACCACGATTTTGATGGCCGTGGTGCTGCTGCTGTTTTCCATCATCTCCATCCTGGTGTTTGAAAATGTGCCCGAGTCGAACATCAAATCTCCCATGGATGCTTTTTGGTGGGGCATCACCACGATGACGACCGTGGGCTATGGAGACCGCTTTCCCGTCACGCCTGAGGGGCGGCTGGTGGCCATGCTCCTGATGGTCACCGGCGTGGGTTTGTTCGGCGTGCTCACGGGCTTGTTTGCCCGGTTCTTTGTGGAGCCCGACCTGAAAAAAGACGACACAGAGATTAAAGAACTGATCACCGAAGTGCGCCGCCTGCGGGAGCGTCTCGAAAGTATCGAAAAGCGCCCCGACGACACGCACAGAAACTGA
- a CDS encoding DUF1080 domain-containing protein, whose product MKAPLFTSLLALTAITGLRAENNVPPEGFKPLFNGKDLSGWYGWGTRDPSELWAMTPEQQADYKKKSVEGGAVDAKGKAAEDHVKAHWKVENGELVNDGKGLYLTTDKDYGDFELWVEYKALPKGDSGVYLRGIPQVQIWDADEEDPKGLGRAKGSGGLWNNSAGAPGKDPSKRMDKPLGEWNSFKITMIGERVTILFNGEKVVDNAVLENFFANKKAGYLAYVKPKAGEVAPPKPAGFMKDPAFAKGPIQLQTHGSEIRWRNVFVREISPEEANKTLAAGEEGFKEMVNGKDLSNWQGAVENYEMKDGAIYCKAGKGGDLLTLEEYGDCVIRTEFILPPAGNNGIALRTPKEGNAAWNGLELQVIDSDGYNAKAKTPLKEYQYHGSVYGLIGAKHGYLRPVGQWNFQEVTVKGQHITVTLNGTKILDADLSQVDRSKLDPKKTPKGLDKTSGFIGFAGHSDPVGFRSFRVKKL is encoded by the coding sequence ATGAAAGCACCGCTTTTTACTTCCCTGCTCGCCCTGACTGCCATCACCGGCCTGCGCGCTGAAAACAATGTCCCGCCCGAGGGCTTCAAACCCCTCTTCAATGGCAAAGATCTCTCCGGCTGGTATGGCTGGGGCACCCGCGACCCCAGCGAGCTGTGGGCCATGACACCTGAGCAGCAGGCCGACTACAAAAAGAAATCCGTCGAAGGCGGTGCCGTGGATGCCAAGGGCAAGGCTGCCGAAGACCATGTCAAAGCCCACTGGAAGGTGGAAAACGGCGAACTGGTGAACGATGGCAAAGGCCTCTACCTCACCACCGACAAGGACTACGGTGACTTTGAACTCTGGGTGGAATACAAGGCCCTGCCGAAAGGTGACAGCGGCGTGTACCTGCGCGGCATCCCCCAGGTGCAGATCTGGGATGCGGATGAAGAAGATCCCAAGGGCCTGGGCCGTGCCAAAGGCTCCGGCGGGCTCTGGAACAACAGCGCTGGTGCTCCAGGCAAAGACCCGTCCAAGCGCATGGACAAGCCCCTGGGCGAGTGGAACAGCTTCAAAATCACCATGATCGGTGAGCGCGTGACCATTCTCTTCAATGGTGAAAAGGTCGTGGACAATGCTGTGCTGGAAAACTTCTTCGCGAACAAAAAGGCTGGTTACCTGGCCTATGTGAAACCGAAGGCCGGCGAAGTGGCCCCGCCGAAACCCGCAGGTTTCATGAAGGACCCAGCCTTTGCCAAAGGCCCCATCCAGCTCCAGACCCACGGCAGCGAGATACGGTGGCGCAATGTTTTCGTCCGCGAAATCAGCCCTGAAGAGGCCAACAAAACCCTGGCTGCCGGTGAAGAAGGCTTCAAGGAAATGGTCAATGGCAAGGACCTCAGCAACTGGCAGGGTGCTGTCGAAAACTACGAAATGAAGGACGGTGCCATCTACTGCAAAGCAGGCAAAGGCGGCGATCTGCTGACCCTCGAAGAGTATGGTGACTGCGTGATCCGCACCGAGTTCATCCTGCCTCCAGCAGGCAACAACGGCATCGCCCTGCGCACACCGAAAGAAGGTAACGCCGCCTGGAATGGTCTGGAACTCCAGGTCATCGACAGCGATGGCTACAACGCCAAGGCCAAGACCCCTCTGAAGGAGTACCAATATCACGGTTCCGTGTATGGCCTCATTGGTGCCAAGCACGGCTACCTGCGCCCCGTGGGCCAGTGGAACTTCCAGGAGGTCACTGTCAAAGGCCAACACATCACCGTCACGTTGAACGGCACCAAAATCCTGGATGCCGACCTGAGCCAGGTGGACCGCAGCAAACTGGATCCCAAAAAGACCCCCAAGGGCCTGGACAAGACCAGTGGCTTCATCGGCTTCGCTGGCCACAGCGATCCGGTAGGCTTCCGCAGCTTCCGCGTGAAGAAGCTCTAA
- a CDS encoding PhoH family protein, whose product MDRDDHPANVAPTFLDNVNLGSSQHVLRSPSARKRKSASSHRHSATPVGTKTFILDTNVLLHDPACIHRFAEHHVCIPVDVLSELDRFKNEMTERGANAREVHRALMKTFSAPDASVTDGVKTAGGGNIRVLIYDPEAAKQVASVREFERIFPNIDKVDHRILACALWLREQISPPVILVSKDLNMQLKARAVGIECEDYLHDKVEPREVSNFDIARLDVSPHELQRFASSGKLSVSANRLGDAVANDYMLLMAGEKTSMPAKLNAHGELVRLLHTPESIKVGQGRNIKPMNLGQACLLDALLDPEISLVTCYGQAGTGKTLLAVAAGLSQVFGRTYNGLTVSRPIVAMGQTVGFLPGSLQEKMRPWLQPVYDALDLLMRPVDSQQGPQRKKNRFLPDRSPAQPESAAPYDSLIQQGVIEIEALCYIRGRSIPDRFFILDEAQQLTPLEAKTVVTRMSRGSKLVLVGDPAQIDNPYVDSRSNGLVYTRQRMRGQPFAAHVPLAKGERSPLAEAGARLL is encoded by the coding sequence ATGGACCGCGACGATCATCCTGCCAACGTAGCTCCAACCTTCCTTGACAACGTCAATCTGGGCTCAAGTCAGCACGTCCTTCGATCTCCCTCTGCCCGCAAGCGCAAGTCCGCCTCCAGCCACCGTCACTCCGCCACCCCGGTCGGCACCAAGACCTTTATCCTGGACACCAATGTCCTCCTTCATGACCCCGCCTGCATCCATCGCTTTGCTGAGCACCATGTCTGCATTCCGGTAGATGTCCTCAGTGAGCTGGACCGCTTTAAAAATGAGATGACTGAGCGCGGTGCCAATGCCCGCGAGGTGCACCGCGCGCTGATGAAGACCTTTTCCGCCCCGGATGCCTCCGTCACCGATGGGGTGAAGACCGCCGGCGGTGGCAATATCCGTGTCCTGATCTATGACCCTGAAGCCGCCAAGCAGGTGGCCAGCGTCCGCGAGTTTGAGCGCATCTTCCCGAACATCGACAAGGTGGACCACCGCATCCTCGCCTGTGCCCTCTGGCTGCGCGAGCAGATCAGCCCGCCGGTGATTCTCGTCAGCAAGGATCTCAACATGCAGCTCAAGGCCCGCGCTGTGGGCATCGAGTGTGAAGACTATCTGCATGATAAGGTGGAGCCACGCGAGGTTTCCAACTTCGACATTGCCCGCCTGGATGTCAGCCCGCATGAGCTGCAGCGCTTTGCCAGCAGCGGCAAGCTGTCCGTTTCCGCCAATCGTTTGGGCGATGCCGTGGCCAATGACTACATGCTGCTCATGGCCGGTGAAAAGACCTCCATGCCGGCCAAGCTCAATGCCCATGGTGAACTCGTGCGGTTGCTGCATACGCCAGAATCCATCAAGGTGGGGCAGGGGCGCAACATCAAGCCGATGAACCTCGGCCAGGCCTGCTTGCTGGATGCCCTGCTGGATCCGGAGATCAGCCTCGTCACCTGCTATGGCCAGGCTGGCACGGGCAAGACTTTGCTCGCCGTCGCCGCTGGTCTTTCCCAGGTCTTTGGCCGCACCTACAATGGCCTCACCGTTAGCCGCCCCATCGTCGCCATGGGGCAGACCGTCGGCTTCCTGCCCGGCTCCCTTCAGGAGAAGATGCGCCCCTGGCTGCAGCCCGTGTATGATGCGCTGGACCTGCTGATGCGTCCGGTAGATAGCCAGCAGGGACCGCAGCGGAAAAAGAACCGCTTCCTGCCGGACAGGTCTCCTGCCCAGCCGGAAAGCGCGGCTCCGTATGACAGTCTGATCCAGCAGGGGGTTATCGAAATCGAAGCACTCTGCTACATCCGTGGTCGCAGCATCCCCGACCGCTTTTTCATCCTGGATGAGGCCCAGCAGCTCACCCCGCTGGAGGCAAAAACGGTGGTCACCCGCATGTCGCGAGGCTCCAAGCTCGTTCTCGTCGGGGATCCGGCCCAGATTGACAATCCTTATGTCGACAGCCGCTCGAACGGCCTGGTATACACCCGCCAGCGCATGCGCGGGCAGCCATTTGCCGCCCACGTGCCACTGGCCAAAGGGGAGCGCAGTCCGCTGGCGGAGGCTGGCGCACGTCTGCTTTAA